The following are encoded in a window of Armatimonadota bacterium genomic DNA:
- a CDS encoding TrpB-like pyridoxal phosphate-dependent enzyme: MDERQFFLNPKDLPRQWYNIQADLDEPAPPPLHPATKQPAGPQDLAPIFPMSLIEQEVSQQRWIDIPEEILDVLSIWRPTPLIRATRWEKALGTPAKIFYKWEGVSPVGSHKPNTAVAQAYFNKKEGTKRIATETGAGQWGSALSMACCFFGLECTVYMVKVSFEQKPYRKSLMQMYGAKIYPSPSTQTQFGRKILEQDPNCTGSLGIAISEALEDTVTNEGVKYSLGSVLNHVLMHQTVIGLEAKKQMEMAGCNPDVIIGCVGGGSNFAGLAFPFMPDKFNGKNIKFLAIEPTACPTLTTGQYMYDFGDTAKMTPLLMMHTLGSDFIPPSIHAGGLRYHGMAPLVSFLVKKGHIEPRAYPQLSVFEAAVGFARSEGIIPAPESAHAIKAALDEAISAKQEGKEKVILFNLSGHGLLDLGAYDQFFAGKLQNV, from the coding sequence ATGGACGAAAGGCAATTCTTCTTAAATCCCAAGGACCTACCAAGGCAGTGGTATAACATTCAAGCTGACCTCGACGAGCCAGCGCCCCCACCCCTCCACCCGGCTACAAAACAGCCTGCCGGCCCGCAGGACCTGGCGCCAATTTTTCCGATGTCGCTAATTGAACAAGAAGTCAGCCAGCAGCGATGGATAGACATCCCTGAGGAAATTCTTGACGTCTTGAGCATATGGCGACCCACCCCACTAATTAGAGCAACCCGATGGGAAAAAGCACTCGGCACCCCCGCCAAGATTTTTTACAAATGGGAAGGAGTTAGCCCAGTTGGAAGTCACAAACCCAACACTGCAGTGGCTCAGGCATACTTCAACAAGAAAGAAGGCACAAAGAGAATCGCCACTGAAACAGGCGCTGGCCAATGGGGAAGTGCCCTTTCCATGGCATGCTGCTTTTTTGGCCTTGAATGCACCGTCTATATGGTTAAAGTAAGCTTCGAACAAAAGCCCTACCGAAAGTCTTTAATGCAAATGTACGGTGCAAAAATATACCCAAGTCCAAGCACACAAACCCAATTTGGCAGGAAAATCCTCGAACAAGACCCTAATTGCACAGGTAGCCTTGGAATAGCAATTAGTGAAGCCCTCGAGGACACTGTCACAAACGAGGGCGTGAAATATTCGCTAGGCAGTGTTCTAAACCACGTGCTTATGCACCAAACAGTGATTGGTCTCGAAGCAAAGAAACAAATGGAGATGGCTGGGTGCAATCCAGACGTTATCATTGGTTGCGTTGGTGGCGGAAGCAACTTTGCGGGTCTTGCATTCCCATTCATGCCCGATAAATTCAACGGCAAAAACATTAAGTTTCTTGCAATCGAGCCTACAGCATGCCCAACACTCACCACGGGTCAGTATATGTACGACTTCGGTGATACAGCAAAAATGACTCCACTTCTAATGATGCACACACTTGGCAGCGATTTCATCCCACCAAGCATTCATGCTGGTGGATTGCGCTATCATGGAATGGCTCCACTTGTGAGCTTCCTGGTCAAGAAAGGCCACATCGAACCAAGAGCATATCCACAGCTATCTGTGTTTGAGGCTGCCGTAGGATTCGCTCGAAGCGAGGGAATCATACCAGCTCCTGAAAGTGCGCATGCTATCAAAGCTGCTCTCGACGAAGCAATAAGCGCCAAGCAAGAAGGTAAGGAAAAAGTAATCCTATTCAATCTAAGCGGCCATGGTCTCTTAGATCTTGGTGCATACGATCAATTCTTTGCAGGCAAGCTTCAAAACGTGTAA
- a CDS encoding heparinase II/III family protein yields MVDKLCAESDIPSKTSRSLTSEAEIRQIRENIANYQRAKEIASQILKAADEWVALSDRYVWEMIPPSDIPRAFNSSFEGCPVHGKEYFKFGNYSWKMDPFNKPWKIVCPVGGEEYPSNDFWAYYKTKDRSLLTGDYPDDGWGWRKPGDKYKHWFVGYYCHWLWYKYIIPAVQNLSFAYQITGDAKYARKAILMLDRIAELYPSMDHNKQSRYATEFNPKYQGKILNCIWETGVVSQLAIAYDNVFDILAAEGQFVANDSDSPLTGKTNAEIRQNIEKNLLREAVQAVFAGKIQGNYGMHQRTLLILALVLQDEKLKQRVADYIMNNNDGRLAHEGYSYALDNFILREGIAFESAPGYCLGWCSNLHWVAEYLDRLGVNIYSHSKLKRMFAAYNELKVLSMFTPAIGDSGDVSSGAIEMPTQIARKGLQLFGSPEFARSLLERGVFGEKSFGSYFDLRYPPLEENELRKIAEKTAEKHSGSRNLGGYGLAILEVGKKRDGVGAAIYYGPACAGHAHFDRLFMEVYGYGKKLIPDFGYPQFAAESKDPPAWERNTLSHYTVTVDASRQATQKKGILNQFAVTPEVRMSDISAPDAYPHLDEYRRVTLLIGSKDENPYFVDFFIVKGGKSHDYSIHGFTDSIATEGIELSAPQVKGTLAGENVPYGFLYDDLELEEPDKTRSYHSYKGSGYSYLYNVQRGIPSRTWSATWADNEVGIRAIFPLQDVSEVVVADGNPPKRPGSPESLKYVLIRNSGNECLHSRFICVLQPFKVQQKLPKPLEVRRIKTEGGDIIRIKSEHGVDYVYLAEDPVREVKVGGLLVSGSCVVLRMDAQHKLKSIFIAGGGKICQGLLSVETGPSQKGRVLSVDFEKNEITIEADLEANSLIGKTILFGRSNYRIEYAHRKAKKLILGFGEYSPRTGKVVLDSFDEKGGFFTTKNLLYFSASGCYKDSWLINEDFSSWHRVADVEGGKIILKDAANLKSGFVDKNGDGRITAYFYDVAPSQEYEIPALCFIGRNTNGWCIDSNTQVRAGLPDGSKLYQ; encoded by the coding sequence ATGGTTGATAAATTATGCGCAGAATCAGATATTCCAAGCAAGACTAGTCGGTCGCTAACCTCGGAAGCCGAAATTCGACAAATTCGCGAAAACATAGCGAATTACCAAAGGGCTAAGGAAATTGCGAGTCAAATTTTAAAGGCAGCTGATGAATGGGTTGCATTATCAGACCGCTATGTTTGGGAGATGATTCCACCTTCCGATATTCCACGTGCTTTTAACTCTTCTTTTGAGGGATGCCCTGTCCATGGAAAGGAGTACTTCAAATTTGGCAATTACTCCTGGAAAATGGACCCATTTAACAAACCTTGGAAGATTGTTTGTCCTGTCGGTGGTGAGGAATATCCATCAAATGATTTTTGGGCTTATTACAAAACAAAAGATAGGAGTTTGCTTACCGGAGATTACCCGGATGATGGTTGGGGCTGGCGAAAACCAGGCGATAAATATAAACATTGGTTCGTAGGCTATTACTGCCATTGGCTCTGGTATAAATATATAATTCCCGCGGTTCAAAACCTTAGTTTTGCTTATCAAATAACTGGCGATGCAAAGTATGCTCGGAAAGCAATCTTAATGCTTGACAGGATTGCCGAACTCTACCCTTCTATGGACCACAACAAGCAGTCCAGGTATGCTACGGAGTTTAACCCTAAATACCAAGGGAAAATTCTTAATTGCATATGGGAGACTGGGGTTGTGTCGCAGCTGGCTATAGCCTATGACAATGTTTTCGATATCCTTGCTGCTGAAGGACAATTTGTTGCTAACGATTCCGATTCCCCGCTAACCGGAAAAACCAACGCTGAAATTCGTCAGAATATTGAAAAGAACCTGCTCAGAGAGGCAGTCCAAGCTGTATTTGCTGGTAAGATTCAGGGCAACTATGGAATGCACCAGCGCACCCTCCTTATTCTAGCACTTGTACTTCAAGACGAAAAACTAAAACAGCGTGTGGCTGATTACATCATGAACAACAACGACGGTCGTTTAGCTCATGAAGGATACAGCTATGCGTTAGATAACTTCATACTTCGTGAAGGGATAGCATTCGAATCGGCACCAGGTTACTGTCTGGGTTGGTGTAGTAATTTGCATTGGGTGGCGGAGTATTTGGACAGGCTTGGAGTGAATATCTATTCCCATTCCAAACTCAAGCGTATGTTTGCCGCCTACAACGAACTCAAGGTGCTTAGTATGTTTACGCCTGCAATTGGTGATTCGGGCGACGTCAGTTCTGGCGCTATCGAGATGCCTACACAAATAGCTAGGAAAGGATTACAGCTTTTTGGCAGTCCAGAGTTCGCTCGAAGCCTTCTGGAAAGAGGAGTTTTCGGAGAAAAGTCATTCGGAAGCTACTTTGACCTGCGATATCCGCCTTTGGAAGAGAACGAGCTAAGAAAAATTGCTGAGAAAACAGCAGAGAAGCATTCTGGCAGTCGGAATCTAGGCGGATATGGCCTTGCTATATTAGAAGTGGGCAAGAAAAGAGATGGCGTGGGTGCGGCAATATATTACGGTCCCGCATGCGCTGGTCACGCACATTTTGACAGACTGTTCATGGAAGTTTACGGCTATGGGAAAAAGCTAATTCCAGACTTTGGCTATCCACAATTCGCTGCAGAATCAAAGGATCCACCTGCTTGGGAGCGAAATACCCTCAGCCACTACACCGTGACTGTTGATGCATCCCGTCAAGCAACTCAAAAGAAAGGGATTTTAAACCAATTTGCTGTTACGCCCGAAGTTCGCATGAGCGATATCTCTGCACCCGATGCCTACCCGCATTTGGACGAATACCGGCGCGTAACACTTTTAATCGGGAGTAAAGATGAAAATCCATATTTTGTTGATTTCTTTATCGTCAAGGGAGGAAAGTCTCACGATTACAGCATTCATGGCTTTACAGACTCAATTGCAACCGAGGGCATAGAACTTTCCGCACCGCAAGTTAAGGGTACACTTGCAGGAGAAAATGTGCCTTATGGATTTCTTTATGACGATTTGGAATTGGAAGAGCCTGACAAAACCAGGTCCTATCATTCTTATAAAGGAAGCGGCTATTCCTACCTATATAATGTCCAGCGCGGCATTCCATCGCGTACATGGTCGGCGACGTGGGCTGATAATGAAGTTGGCATTCGGGCTATTTTTCCGTTGCAAGATGTTTCCGAAGTCGTTGTGGCTGATGGCAATCCTCCAAAACGACCAGGTAGTCCGGAGTCGCTCAAGTATGTTCTTATTCGGAATTCAGGCAATGAGTGCCTTCATAGTCGCTTTATTTGTGTGCTTCAGCCATTCAAAGTACAACAAAAGCTTCCCAAACCGCTTGAAGTTCGCCGAATCAAAACTGAAGGAGGCGACATCATAAGAATAAAAAGCGAGCATGGTGTTGATTATGTTTACCTTGCGGAGGATCCTGTAAGAGAAGTCAAGGTTGGTGGGCTTTTGGTTAGCGGTTCGTGTGTTGTGCTTAGAATGGATGCCCAGCATAAGCTAAAGTCAATTTTTATAGCAGGCGGCGGCAAAATTTGTCAAGGTTTGCTCTCCGTTGAAACCGGTCCGTCGCAGAAGGGTCGCGTTCTGTCGGTTGATTTTGAAAAGAACGAAATTACTATTGAGGCTGATTTGGAGGCTAACAGTCTTATTGGAAAAACAATCCTTTTTGGACGCTCGAACTATCGCATTGAGTATGCACATAGGAAAGCCAAAAAGTTGATACTTGGATTTGGCGAGTACAGTCCTCGGACTGGCAAAGTTGTTCTAGATTCGTTTGATGAGAAAGGCGGATTTTTTACAACTAAGAATCTTTTATACTTTTCGGCTTCGGGGTGCTACAAGGATTCATGGCTTATTAATGAGGATTTCTCGTCATGGCACCGCGTTGCGGACGTTGAAGGTGGCAAGATAATTCTCAAGGATGCGGCCAATCTCAAGTCGGGGTTTGTGGATAAGAACGGCGATGGAAGAATAACGGCTTATTTTTATGATGTTGCCCCAAGCCAGGAATATGAAATACCGGCGCTATGTTTTATTGGGCGTAACACGAATGGCTGGTGTATTGATTCCAACACCCAGGTGAGGGCTGGACTACCAGATGGTTCAAAGCTTTACCAATGA